Proteins encoded in a region of the Sceloporus undulatus isolate JIND9_A2432 ecotype Alabama chromosome 11, SceUnd_v1.1, whole genome shotgun sequence genome:
- the LOC121917154 gene encoding neuferricin produces the protein MLRGALAAFALALAAAWFWGHGFDPGQRPLVLLLSAAELSLCRGSEEGERLLLAVLGQVFDVESGRRHYGPGGAYSSLAGKDASRAFATGDFSPAGLVDDVSGLAPLEMLTIQNWLSFYHKNYAPVGKVVGRFYDENGAPTEYLRQAEALMAEGQRLQAQEEDKKKQFPPCNSEWSSAGGSRVWCSKQSGGVHRDWSGVPRKLYEPGSSHSHCVCVKAQGQPSSPQMSHRGELENPLLQEYEGCHPLAEWCAVKE, from the exons ATGCTGCGAGGTGCCCTGGCAGCTTTCGCCTTAGCCTTGGCTGCTGCCTGGTTCTGGGGCCACGGGTTCGATCCCGGCCAGCGGCCTTTGGTCCTCCTCCTCAGCGCCGCCGAACTGAGCCTCTGCCGGGgctccgaggaaggagagagGCTGCTCCTGGCGGTGCTGGGGCAGGTCTTCGACGTGGAGtccgggcgccgccattatgggCCTGGAGGGGCCTACAGCTCCTTGGCTG GTAAAGATGCCTCCAGAGCCTTTGCGACTGGCGACTTCTCCCCGGCTGGCTTGGTGGACGATGTTTCGGGACTCGCACCATTGGAAATGCTAACCATCCAGAACTGGCTTTCCTTCTACCATAAGAATTATGCGCCCGTTG GCAAGGTGGTTGGCCGGTTCTATGACGAAAACGGGGCCCCGACCGAGTATCTGCGGCAAGCCGAAGCTCTCATGGCGGAAGGCCAGAGGCTCCAGGCCCAGGAGGAGGATAAGAAGAAGCAGTTTCCACCTTGCAACTCGGAATGGAGCTCAGCCGGGGGAAGCCGGGTCTGGTGTTCCAAGCAGAG CGGCGGAGTCCACCGAGACTGGAGCGGTGTTCCCAGGAAGCTTTATGAACCTGGATCCAGCCAcagccactgtgtgtgtgtgaaggcgCAAGGTCAGCCATCCTCCCCACAGATGAGCCACCGAGGAGAGCTGGAAAATCCTCTTCTGCAGGAGTATGAAGGGTGCCACCCACTCGCCGAGTGGTGTGCCGTGAAAGAGTGA
- the LOC121917151 gene encoding putative methyltransferase DDB_G0268948, with translation MATRLFEGKDHAVFYQKYRFSVQENLRKLIFSFMERKVKSFGLAVDVGCGSGQCTHLLAKRFDKVIGTDISEAQIEEAKAAPHPENVSYLACPAEEVPVEDHSVDLVAAFTAAHWFDIPRFMKEVRRILKPSGCMILSSNTLDMRLHYGDCSEKLTEIFREFLDQVAPYASEKVQFVMSDYKEIFDAVPFQDKERITDIFDKVPMTVAELIGYIQSFSTYQTFLKAQPEKARSLVQNSEQRIMETMGVTSRETPLYLCTRHVCVLACRSSEK, from the exons ATGGCCACCAGGCTCTTCGAGGGCAAGGACCATGCTGTTTTCTACCAGAAATACCGGTTCTCAGTCCAAGAGAACCTGAGGAAGCTGATCTTCTCCTTCatggagagaaag GTGAAGTCCTTCGGTCTGGCGGTGGATGTGGGATGCGGTTCAGGCCAATGCACCCACCTGCTGGCAAAGCGTTTCGACAAGGTGATCGGAACAGACATCAGCGAAGCTCAGATCGAGGAGGCCAAGGCGGCCCCCCACCCCGAAAACGTCTCCTACCT TGCATGCCCTGCGGAAGAGGTTCCCGTTGAGGATCACTCGGTGGACCTTGTCGCAGCTTTCACGGCGGCCCACTGGTTCGATATCCCCCGGTTCATGAAGGAAGTGAGGCGGATCCTCAAGCCCTCTGGCTGCATGATCCTGTCTTCTAATACCCTCGACATGCGGCTGCACTACGGGGATTGTAGCGAGAAGCTAACCGAGATCTTTAGGGAG TTTCTAGACCAAGTCGCTCCCTATGCAAGTGAAAAAGTCCAGTTTGTCATGAGTGATTATAAAGAAATATTTGATGCTGTGCCCTTTCAGGACAAAGAGAG gatcaCGGATATTTTTGACAAAGTCCCTATGACTGTGGCTGAGCTGATTGGATACATCCAGTCCTTTTCCACGTACCAAACCTTTCTGAAAGCCCAGCCCGAGAAGGCCAGATCTCTTGTGCAGAACTCTGAACAACG AATCATGGAGACCATGGGAGTTACTTCTCGTGAAACGCCGCTGTACCTTTGCACTCGGCATGTCTGTGTCCTGGCTTGTAGGAGCTCTGAAAAGTGA